A genome region from Candidatus Zixiibacteriota bacterium includes the following:
- a CDS encoding alpha/beta fold hydrolase codes for MSFRIITMCLALIAFSFTFASAQYPEQISDILEDVDPWVTTDTARIMEFIDSTNQAALDMLQSSRHWQEVEKDLSFLLGIDLITSPQIDNTGRIYFMMRLTGEQSALFYVDEPMGWPIQITPNNWPNEGTIISGYDVHPSGDYIIVKTNKYGDEMHDLHYFDRFGKFRPLLVSRDRRYTGVILDRENPDQFFLYLMQGPNIHFARYTISNEQLDTVYYEEGSVYPLDYQDDKLMFVRYKSFSEVQLAMVDLKTDEVTELSDWTQFYGATFVENNQVLALTSAKSKQDEFMKFCLMDLDKPKKWKVVYDPKMAADGFHYNPANGVVIATLNKDGYSMLKGFELYGNDFSVPEVPIGVIYEITNPALTGNANNQYVFSFSSPKTPPTVFTFKLGEDKIQKVGEVSTFGFDFSDIDVRVIRYESEDGTMVPSLIYKRKDIEKDGTNPAIISYHGGPPMQSRPWFQRNIAFALSRGFVVMFPNVRGSSGYGPAWEEADNREGRFEALQDAEGAIDYLIDEGYSNPDKIAIWGGSYGGYTVNWLATHASDKIACVVSQIAISDFKHMFEYTGVQSFIKGYELEYGKSGSDLLEQLSPINYADDVDVPILFKTGFNDPRVPPSDSRRFAFVLKKLGKDVWLYEEVESGHGGSSKEQVIFDLTSSYVFTLMHVSD; via the coding sequence ATGAGTTTTCGCATAATCACAATGTGTCTGGCGCTTATAGCATTCAGCTTCACGTTCGCATCCGCCCAGTATCCGGAGCAGATCTCAGATATCCTGGAAGATGTCGATCCCTGGGTTACGACAGATACCGCGCGGATAATGGAATTCATCGACAGCACAAACCAGGCCGCACTGGATATGCTTCAGTCTTCCAGGCACTGGCAGGAAGTCGAAAAGGACCTCTCCTTCCTGCTCGGGATCGACCTGATCACCAGCCCGCAGATCGATAACACCGGCAGGATCTATTTCATGATGAGGCTGACAGGCGAGCAGAGCGCGCTCTTTTATGTTGACGAGCCGATGGGCTGGCCGATTCAAATCACGCCCAACAACTGGCCCAATGAGGGTACTATTATATCCGGTTACGATGTCCATCCTTCGGGCGATTATATAATCGTCAAAACCAACAAGTACGGCGACGAGATGCATGATTTGCACTATTTCGATCGTTTTGGCAAATTCAGACCGTTGCTGGTCAGCCGTGACCGTCGCTACACCGGCGTAATTCTGGATCGCGAGAATCCCGACCAGTTTTTCCTGTATCTCATGCAAGGCCCCAATATCCATTTCGCTCGCTACACTATCTCTAACGAACAGCTCGATACGGTTTACTATGAAGAAGGCTCGGTTTATCCTCTCGATTATCAAGACGATAAGTTAATGTTTGTGCGCTACAAATCATTTTCAGAGGTTCAGCTTGCCATGGTCGACCTCAAAACTGATGAAGTTACCGAGTTGTCCGACTGGACCCAGTTTTATGGCGCGACTTTCGTCGAAAACAACCAGGTGCTGGCCTTGACCTCGGCTAAATCCAAACAAGATGAATTTATGAAATTCTGCCTGATGGACCTCGATAAACCCAAAAAATGGAAAGTCGTCTACGATCCCAAGATGGCGGCCGACGGATTTCATTACAATCCCGCCAATGGTGTGGTCATCGCCACACTCAACAAGGATGGCTATTCGATGCTCAAGGGTTTCGAGCTGTATGGCAATGATTTCTCGGTGCCGGAAGTCCCGATCGGTGTTATCTATGAAATCACCAACCCGGCCCTGACCGGCAATGCCAACAACCAGTATGTATTCAGTTTTTCCTCGCCGAAAACTCCTCCCACGGTCTTCACCTTCAAACTTGGTGAAGACAAGATCCAAAAAGTCGGTGAGGTTTCGACTTTCGGCTTCGATTTCTCGGATATCGATGTGCGCGTGATTCGCTACGAGTCCGAGGACGGTACGATGGTGCCGTCTTTGATTTACAAGCGCAAAGATATTGAAAAAGATGGCACCAACCCGGCAATCATCAGCTACCACGGTGGTCCGCCGATGCAGAGTCGTCCCTGGTTTCAGCGCAATATCGCCTTTGCCCTGAGCCGTGGATTCGTGGTCATGTTTCCCAATGTTCGTGGTTCCTCCGGTTATGGTCCGGCCTGGGAGGAAGCCGACAATCGTGAAGGCCGATTTGAAGCCTTACAGGATGCTGAAGGTGCTATTGATTACCTGATCGATGAAGGCTACTCCAATCCGGACAAGATAGCTATCTGGGGCGGTTCCTATGGCGGTTACACGGTCAACTGGCTGGCCACCCACGCGTCCGACAAGATTGCCTGCGTGGTTTCACAGATCGCCATTTCCGACTTCAAGCATATGTTCGAATACACCGGCGTTCAGTCGTTTATCAAGGGCTACGAACTTGAATACGGCAAATCCGGTTCTGACTTGCTCGAACAGCTCTCCCCGATTAATTATGCCGATGATGTCGATGTCCCGATCCTGTTTAAGACCGGGTTTAACGATCCTCGTGTACCGCCCTCCGATTCACGGCGGTTCGCTTTTGTGCTCAAAAAACTGGGCAAGGATGTCTGGCTCTATGAAGAAGTCGAATCCGGCCATGGAGGTTCGAGCAAGGAGCAGGTCATCTTCGATTTGACCAGTTCCTATGTCTTTACGCTTATGCATGTTTCAGACTGA